In Calliopsis andreniformis isolate RMS-2024a chromosome 8, iyCalAndr_principal, whole genome shotgun sequence, one DNA window encodes the following:
- the LOC143182359 gene encoding orexin/Hypocretin receptor type 1-like, protein MSVYEESRMTTGSPEFNVSYDVAVATNDRFREDITTILWNFYDEFHSESNYLLIILYVPVMVIAVTANVLVIAVVFKYHYMRSVTNYFVVNLSVADLLVTTICMPVAVSQAISIVWDHGEIMCKLSSYLQGVAVAASVFTITAMSIDRYLAIRNPIVFRRVFKGKSTVPVIVGLWMVALIIFAPVLRVMTLYNPATEVSNITFHGSWAKMGNFSQNTSHVSRLPPAFYICSPSGRSDIRAHLFGVVCFVLVYAIPGFVVVLSYSMMGRTLCSRRPPFDCDSVGGSASSQQSFRLVRERRRIAWILMLLAVLFALCWLPYNVLMLLIDLGAVGEGTIITNCVSYCLFLGHANSALNPVVYCFMTRKFRRSVSEILCRGSHGLARRNPRRRSVQGTAVIDDVCAGCSTGGGSLRRGLLRKREMLSGCDCGLPIGGNHAVMALRRTATLSSGYDSFYSRHSPHRRCYMLKSLRRGTQTVVDQPSSTSKNRMESEHGVDRQHTSTQLTMDEPRS, encoded by the exons TTGTTGATCATTCTTTACGTGCCTGTGATGGTGATCGCTGTCACGGCCAACGTCCTCGTCATCGCTGTGGTCTTCAAGTATCATTACATGCGAAG TGTGACCAATTACTTCGTGGTGAACCTTTCCGTGGCAGATCTCCTGGTGACCACGATCTGCATGCCAGTCGCCGTTAGCCAAGCCATCTCGATCGTCTGGGACCATGGAGAAATTATGTGCAAACTGTCCTCCTATCTGCAAG GTGTTGCCGTTGCCGCCTCTGTCTTCACCATCACGGCGATGAGCATCGATAGATATCTGGCGATCCGGAATCCTATAGTGTTTCGTCGGGTGTTCAAGGGCAAAAGCACCGTGCCCGTTATCGTTGGCCTTTGGATGGTCGCTTTAATCATCTTCGCCCCCGTATTGAGAGTG ATGACCCTGTACAATCCTGCCACGGAAGTCAGCAACATAACTTTCCACGGTTCCTGGGCCAAGATGGGAAATTTTTCACAAAATACCTCACACGTGTCCCGCTTGCCACCTGCCTTCTACATTTGTTCACCCTCTGGGCGTTCGGACATTCGGGCGCATCTTTTTGGGGTTGTCTGCTTCGTCCTGGTTTATGCCATTCCCG GTTTCGTCGTGGTACTGTCCTACTCCATGATGGGTCGTACGCTGTGCTCCAGAAGGCCGCCCTTTGATTGCGACAGCGTAGGAGGAAGCGCCAGTTCGCAACAG AGTTTCAGGCTGGTACGTGAGAGACGGCGAATTGCTTGGATATTGATGCTGCTGGCGGTGCTCTTTGCTCTCTGCTGGCTGCCGTACAACGTCCTAATGCTGTTGATCGACCTAGGCGCAGTCG GAGAAGGGACAATCATCACGAATTGCGTGTCCTATTGCCTCTTTCTGGGACACGCAAACAGCGCGCTCAATCCAGTCGTCTACTGCTTTATGACTCGCAAATTTCGGCGCAGCGTATCCGAGATTCTTTGCCGAGGATCCCACGGACTGGCACGCCGGAATCCTCGACGCAGA AGTGTTCAGGGAACCGCCGTGATCGATGACGTGTGCGCAGGGTGTAGTACTGGCGGTGGTTCGCTGAGACGGGGGTTGCTTCGCAAACGAGAGATGTTGTCTGGATGCGATTGCGGACTACCAATCGGCGGCAACCACGCGGTTATGGCTCTTCGACGAACTGCTACCTTGAGCAGCGGCTACGACAGCTTCTACAGCAGGCACAGTCCTCATCGACGCTGCTATATGCTGAAGAGCCTTCGTAGAGGGACTCAGACGGTGGTCGATCAGCCATCGAGCACTAGCAAGAACCGGATGGAGAGCGAGCATGGTGTGGACCGACAGCACACTAGCACACAGCTCACCATGGACGAGCCACGTTCCTAA